In the genome of Bordetella avium, the window CTTCACAGCACCCATCAATGTCTTCATGTACGCCTTTTCGGGCGTGCCCAACCAGCCCTATCTGGACTTGAAGTATTTCCCTCAAGTCAAAGTCCTGATGGACCGCTGGGAAGACATCCGCGCCGAAGCGGAACAGTTGTTTGGCGAGGGCCATATCAAGGCCTCGGACAAATACAACGATGCGGGTTTCAACTCGTTTTTTAAAAGCGGCTGGAAGCGGTTTTACCTCAAGTGGTATGACACTGACCATCCGTCGGCGCGCGCCCTGTGCCCGCTGACCACCGAGCTGGTCAGCAACATTCCAGGCATGAAGGCGGCGATGTTCACAGCCTTGCCGCCGGGCAGCCGTTTGCCGCGCCACCGGGACCCCTATGCCGGTTCGCTGCGCTTTCACATGGGCCTGATCACGCCCAACAGCCCGGACTGCTATATCGACGTCGATGGCCAGACTTACTACTGGCGCGACGGCGAGGCCGTGGTGTTCGACGAGACCTTCATTCATTACGCCGAAAACAAAACCGACCAGAACCGCATCATTCTGTTTTGCGATCTGGAACGCCCGATGAAGTATCGCTGGGCGCAGGCAGTCAATAACTTCTTTGGCAATATTTTGCTGCGCGCCGCCACCTCCCCCAACCAGGAAGGCGACCGCACCGGCGGGATCAACCGTATCTTTGGCACGGTTTACGCAGTCCGCCGCTTTGGCAAGAGCATCAAGAAAAAGAACAAGACGCTTTACTATATTTTGAAGTGGCTGCTCGTTATTGGAATCTTCGCACTGATCTTTTTGTAATCCAGACAGCGTGCAAGCCGCCATTGACGCCCGCGCAAGCGGGCGGTTTCGTTTGCGAACGAAAGCCGGGCAGCCGCACCACGCCGCTAGGTAGCGCGGCGCTCCATCAGCGCCCAGGCAATGGTGCCGGCATCGACATACTCCAGCTCGCTACCCGCAGGCACCCCACGCGCCAGGCGCGTGACTTTCAGGCCGCGCTCGGCCAGCGCCTCGCCAAGAAAATGCGCCGTGGTCTCGCCTTCGGCGGTGAAGTTGGTGGCCAGAATGACTTCCTGCACCAGGCCGTCGGCGGCGCGATCGAGCACACGCTGAAAGTCCAGCTCTCGCGGCCCGACGCCCTCCAGGGGGGCAAGGCGGCCCATCAGCACGTAGTAAAGCCCTCGATAACCATGACTGGACTCGATGACATTCTGATCGGCCGGCGTTTCGACAATGCACAGCAGGGATGCATCACGCTTGGGATTCGCGCAGATGACACAGACATCGTCTTCGGTAAAACTGTTGCAACGGGCGCAACGCCGCAGATTCTGCACCGCGCCCGCCAAGGCCCGGCCAAGCATATCGGCCCCCTGCACATCGTGCTGTAGCAGATGGTAGGCCATGCGGCGGGCAGAGCGCGCGCCCACGCCAGGCAGGCGGCGCAAGGCCTCGATCAGCGCAATAAGCGGCTCGGGTTCGGGTAAGGCGTTGTCCATGATCGCAGCGCGGCGAACCTCAGAACGGCAGCTTCATACCCGGAGGCAGCGGCAGGCCAGCGGTCAGGGCAGACATTTTTTCCTGCGAGGTGGCCTCGGCCTTGCGCAACGCGTCATTGAAGGCGGCAGCCACCAGATCTTCCAGCATGTCTTTGTCATCGGCCAGCAGACTGGGGTCGATGGCGATGCGCTTGACGTCGTTGCGGCACGACATGGTGACCTTGACCAGACCGCCGCCGGCAGCGCCTTCGACCAGAATATCGGC includes:
- the lpxO gene encoding lipid A hydroxylase LpxO translates to MKWFILALFIVCAVVVHYRGRVRHRFSRQALDHSSFTAPINVFMYAFSGVPNQPYLDLKYFPQVKVLMDRWEDIRAEAEQLFGEGHIKASDKYNDAGFNSFFKSGWKRFYLKWYDTDHPSARALCPLTTELVSNIPGMKAAMFTALPPGSRLPRHRDPYAGSLRFHMGLITPNSPDCYIDVDGQTYYWRDGEAVVFDETFIHYAENKTDQNRIILFCDLERPMKYRWAQAVNNFFGNILLRAATSPNQEGDRTGGINRIFGTVYAVRRFGKSIKKKNKTLYYILKWLLVIGIFALIFL
- the recR gene encoding recombination mediator RecR, with the translated sequence MDNALPEPEPLIALIEALRRLPGVGARSARRMAYHLLQHDVQGADMLGRALAGAVQNLRRCARCNSFTEDDVCVICANPKRDASLLCIVETPADQNVIESSHGYRGLYYVLMGRLAPLEGVGPRELDFQRVLDRAADGLVQEVILATNFTAEGETTAHFLGEALAERGLKVTRLARGVPAGSELEYVDAGTIAWALMERRAT
- a CDS encoding YbaB/EbfC family nucleoid-associated protein gives rise to the protein MMKGQLAGLMRQAQQMQENMKKAQDALADILVEGAAGGGLVKVTMSCRNDVKRIAIDPSLLADDKDMLEDLVAAAFNDALRKAEATSQEKMSALTAGLPLPPGMKLPF